From a single Lytechinus pictus isolate F3 Inbred unplaced genomic scaffold, Lp3.0 scaffold_19, whole genome shotgun sequence genomic region:
- the LOC129259980 gene encoding alpha-(1,3)-fucosyltransferase 7-like gives MFCAKKSFFVGTLWLCIPVIWIGSLLTDRFINPNPVNHIFVATRSAMRGKDKVNVTGVDSRKPCYKVVYTWLDERDEFHVKLLFKKVGRFSCPGLSCGVQIEHGRNLTELAASDVVFLFYKHKWDWQAVLKHQSDRQKWVFWTSESPRHIPPRRIIPPQEYSNRTYDYIMSFRKGASNEDAYLSEGGYGYFDGTRPSVQNDDNRNWAENKTKLVAWVASNCYPAMLSYDRTGFVNALARHIRVDTFGHCGSRPCKDIATCGLQEYRFYLALENSECQDYITEKFWYNSLTLGLVPIVFGAPKENYLKEAPPNSFIFIPDFPSIAKLAAYLVELSENDDLYNRYFQWKKEGSVESFLQYSNFEPESLCRNVVRRVLKDEEIESDKKERKHVRKPVVDDWDKWWTKSCKYTVTGFPIPDK, from the coding sequence ATGTTTTGTGCGAAAAAGAGTTTCTTTGTTGGTACACTGTGGTTATGTATTCCAGTAATATGGATTGGCAGTTTACTAACCGATCGGTTTATAAATCCGAATCCGGTTAATCACATTTTTGTGGCAACTCGTAGCGCTATGAGAGGGAAGGACAAGGTGAATGTGACAGGGGTTGATTCTCGTAAACCGTGCTATAAAGTGGTTTATACTTGGCTGGATGAGCGTGACGAGTTCCACGTCAAACTACTCTTCAAGAAGGTTGGTAGGTTTTCCTGTCCCGGTCTTTCTTGTGGCGTGCAAATAGAGCATGGACGGAACCTGACTGAACTCGCTGCAAGTGATGTCGTTTTTCTCTTCTACAAACACAAGTGGGACTGGCAAGCAGTACTGAAGCATCAGTCCGACAGGCAGAAATGGGTATTTTGGACATCAGAGAGCCCACGGCACATCCCTCCGCGTCGTATCATCCCTCCACAAGAATATTCAAATAGAACATATGATTACATCATGTCATTTCGGAAAGGAGCATCTAACGAAGACGCCTACCTATCTGAGGGTGGATATGGTTATTTTGATGGAACAAGGCCCTCTGTTCAGAATGATGATAACAGGAATTGggcagaaaataaaacaaaattagtcGCTTGGGTAGCTTCAAACTGTTACCCTGCAATGCTGTCCTATGATCGTACAGGATTTGTAAATGCTTTGGCCCGTCATATTAGAGTTGATACGTTCGGTCACTGTGGCTCAAGGCCCTGCAAAGACATAGCTACCTGTGGCCTGCAAGAATACAGGTTTTATCTAGCCCTCGAAAATTCGGAATGCCAGGATTATATCACCGAGAAATTCTGGTACAATTCACTCACCCTTGGTCTGGTCCCCATCGTGTTCGGAGCTCCGAAAGAAAACTATCTAAAAGAAGCTCCACcgaattcattcatatttatcCCAGATTTTCCATCTATAGCGAAACTTGCGGCCTACCTTGTTGAACTGAGTGAGAATGATGACCTGTATAACAGATACTTCCAGTGGAAGAAAGAAGGGTCAGTTGAATCTTTTCTCCAGTATTCTAACTTCGAACCTGAATCCCTTTGCAGAAATGTCGTTCGTCGAGTTTTAAAGGATGAGGAGATTGAGTctgataaaaaagaaaggaagcatgTAAGGAAGCCTGTGGTGGACGACTGGGATAAATGGTGGACAAAGTCATGCAAATATACTGTCACTGGATTTCCTATTCCTGATAAATAA